From a region of the Deltaproteobacteria bacterium genome:
- the atpH gene encoding ATP synthase F1 subunit delta — protein sequence MIGGGEIARRYAQAVFGLGQDAAARRQLLDELTTLAQEISDSSELQHVLLTPIHPRTERKALIQALSERLGISQQVLVVSELLVDHNRMPLLFAIRDELRALVDSEAGRVEARVKSARPLAPDAEEQLRQAISRRVNASVTLSVEIDPTLIGGIVARVGDLLLDGSIRTQLGILGETLRKGPVT from the coding sequence TTGATCGGCGGCGGGGAGATCGCGCGGCGCTACGCGCAAGCCGTCTTCGGACTCGGCCAGGATGCGGCCGCCCGCAGGCAGCTGCTCGACGAGCTCACCACGCTCGCGCAGGAGATTTCGGACAGCTCCGAACTCCAGCACGTTCTGCTCACGCCGATCCATCCGAGGACCGAGCGCAAGGCGTTGATCCAGGCGCTCTCGGAACGGCTGGGCATCTCGCAGCAGGTGCTGGTGGTGAGCGAGCTGCTCGTCGACCACAACCGGATGCCGCTGCTCTTCGCGATCCGCGACGAGCTGCGCGCGCTCGTCGATTCCGAGGCCGGCCGCGTGGAGGCCCGCGTCAAGAGCGCGCGGCCGCTCGCACCCGATGCGGAAGAGCAGCTGCGGCAGGCGATCTCCCGACGAGTGAACGCGAGCGTGACTCTCTCGGTCGAGATCGACCCAACACTGATCGGTGGCATCGTCGCGCGAGTCGGCGATCTGCTGCTCGACGGCAGCATCCGCACCCAGCTCGGCATTCTCGGCGAAACTCTCAGGAAAGGGCCCGTGACATGA
- a CDS encoding F0F1 ATP synthase subunit alpha, with the protein MKIKAAEISEIIRRQIRDYDREVDIAETGTVLSVGDGIARVYGLANAMAGELVEFAGGVRGLVLNLEDDNVGIALMGTGGQIREGHLVKRLGEIMQVPVGESMCGRVVNALGEPIDGKGEIKSTESRLVEIKAPGIVKRQPVKEPLQTGLKCIDAMTPIGRGQRELIIGDRQTGKTAIALDTIINQKNTDVFCIYVAIGQKQSTVAQVVQKLTEQGAMDYTIVVSAGAADPAPLQYIAPYTGCTMGEWFRDSGKHAVIIYDDLSKHATAYRQLSLLLRRPPGRQAYPGDVFYLHSRLLERAAKMSASEGGGSLTALPIIETQANDVSDYIPTNVISITDGQIFLETGLFNSGQRPAMNAGISVSRVGSSAQVKAMKAVAGTLRTTLAQYREVEAFAQFGSDLDRATQEQLANGQRLTMMLRQGQYVPLPVEEQVIQIYAATPRADGSASFVRNYPTEDIARYADEVTAFLRQRHPEVLAEIKSTGALSDQVRTKLDEALLVFGKTFQPSSTQA; encoded by the coding sequence ATGAAGATCAAGGCAGCGGAGATCAGCGAGATCATCCGGCGGCAGATCCGCGACTACGACCGCGAAGTCGACATCGCCGAAACCGGAACCGTGCTCTCCGTCGGCGACGGCATCGCGCGCGTCTACGGACTCGCCAACGCAATGGCCGGAGAGCTGGTCGAGTTCGCCGGCGGCGTGCGGGGTCTCGTGCTGAACCTCGAGGACGACAACGTCGGCATCGCGCTGATGGGCACCGGCGGGCAGATCCGCGAGGGGCACCTGGTGAAGCGCCTCGGCGAGATCATGCAGGTTCCCGTCGGTGAGTCGATGTGCGGCCGGGTCGTGAACGCGCTCGGCGAGCCGATCGACGGCAAGGGCGAGATCAAATCGACCGAGTCGCGCTTGGTCGAGATCAAGGCTCCGGGCATCGTGAAGCGCCAGCCGGTGAAGGAGCCGCTCCAGACCGGGCTCAAGTGCATCGACGCGATGACGCCGATCGGGCGCGGACAGCGCGAGCTGATCATCGGCGATCGCCAGACCGGTAAGACGGCGATCGCACTCGACACGATCATCAACCAGAAGAACACGGATGTGTTCTGCATCTACGTCGCGATCGGCCAGAAGCAGTCGACCGTCGCGCAGGTGGTCCAGAAACTGACCGAGCAGGGAGCGATGGACTACACCATCGTGGTCTCCGCGGGCGCCGCGGATCCGGCGCCGCTGCAGTACATCGCCCCCTACACCGGTTGCACGATGGGCGAGTGGTTCCGCGACAGCGGCAAGCACGCGGTGATCATCTACGACGATCTCTCCAAGCATGCGACCGCGTACCGGCAGCTCTCGCTGCTGCTGCGCCGCCCGCCGGGACGGCAGGCGTACCCGGGTGACGTCTTCTACCTGCACTCGCGGCTGCTCGAGCGCGCCGCGAAGATGAGCGCGAGCGAGGGCGGCGGCAGCCTGACGGCGCTTCCGATCATCGAGACGCAGGCGAACGACGTTTCGGACTACATCCCGACCAACGTCATCTCGATCACCGACGGGCAGATCTTCCTCGAGACGGGTCTGTTCAATTCCGGTCAGCGGCCGGCGATGAACGCGGGCATCTCCGTCTCGCGCGTCGGCTCGAGCGCGCAGGTCAAGGCGATGAAGGCCGTCGCCGGCACGCTGCGCACGACGCTCGCACAGTACCGCGAGGTCGAGGCCTTCGCGCAATTCGGCAGCGACCTCGACCGCGCGACGCAGGAGCAGCTCGCGAACGGCCAGCGTCTGACGATGATGCTGCGCCAGGGGCAGTACGTGCCGCTGCCGGTCGAGGAGCAGGTGATCCAGATCTACGCGGCGACCCCGCGCGCCGACGGCAGCGCGTCGTTCGTGCGCAACTACCCGACCGAGGACATCGCGCGCTACGCGGACGAGGTCACCGCGTTCCTGCGCCAGCGCCATCCCGAAGTGCTGGCCGAGATCAAGTCGACCGGCGCACTCTCGGACCAGGTCAGGACGAAGCTCGATGAAGCTCTGCTCGTGTTCGGCAAGACCTTCCAGCCGAGCAGCACCCAGGCGTAG
- the atpG gene encoding ATP synthase F1 subunit gamma, protein MATIREIKSRVVAIQKTQKITSAMKMISAARLARAQQAAEASRAYGAKLTEIFSALAGGIEADVNPLLSPREQVRKLDVVVVTSDRGLCGAFNSNVIKQALAVIGERIDGAESISVIPVGRRGRDFFRRRRIDIPRSWIGLPVPTPAVAHEIASYLIERYLSGASDETIFVYGRFVSALTQVPTRVTAIPVLSALPEATGKEPAVAYEIEPDAASLLARVLPSVIEFMVLRALLENAASEHGARMTSMDSATENTRELIRSLTLEMNKARQSQITTELTEIVAGAEAL, encoded by the coding sequence GTGGCCACCATCCGCGAGATCAAGAGCCGCGTCGTCGCGATCCAGAAGACGCAGAAGATCACTTCGGCGATGAAGATGATCTCTGCGGCGCGGCTCGCGCGGGCGCAGCAGGCGGCCGAGGCCTCGCGGGCCTACGGCGCCAAGCTCACGGAGATCTTCTCCGCGCTGGCCGGCGGCATCGAGGCCGACGTGAACCCGCTGCTCTCGCCGCGCGAGCAGGTGCGAAAGCTCGACGTGGTCGTCGTCACCAGCGACCGCGGGCTGTGCGGCGCGTTCAACTCGAACGTGATCAAGCAGGCGCTCGCCGTGATCGGCGAGCGGATCGACGGAGCCGAATCGATCTCCGTGATCCCGGTCGGCCGGCGCGGGCGCGACTTCTTCCGCCGCCGCCGCATCGACATCCCCCGCTCATGGATCGGACTCCCGGTCCCGACACCGGCCGTCGCGCACGAGATCGCCTCGTACCTGATCGAGCGCTACCTGTCCGGCGCGAGCGACGAGACGATCTTCGTCTACGGCCGCTTCGTCTCTGCGCTCACACAGGTCCCGACGCGCGTGACCGCCATTCCGGTGCTTTCCGCGCTCCCGGAGGCGACCGGGAAGGAGCCGGCCGTCGCCTACGAGATCGAGCCGGATGCTGCGTCGCTGCTCGCGCGCGTGCTGCCGAGCGTGATCGAGTTCATGGTGCTGCGTGCGCTGCTCGAGAACGCCGCGAGCGAGCATGGCGCGCGAATGACTTCGATGGACAGCGCGACCGAGAACACGCGCGAGCTGATTCGCAGCTTGACGCTCGAGATGAACAAGGCGCGGCAGTCGCAGATCACCACGGAGCTGACCGAGATCGTGGCCGGCGCCGAGGCGCTGTAG